In a single window of the Anguilla rostrata isolate EN2019 chromosome 4, ASM1855537v3, whole genome shotgun sequence genome:
- the LOC135253502 gene encoding zinc transporter ZIP12-like, whose product MRPWACSFPLVLMCMMESALGARGHEESYLRDVLQALPLGDPARMDRNQTRILISSIFRAVQCPDRIAGSWEQCDQCLPMDTLLSVLEDDGREYLSEEDFQRLSTVLLYYILNMKDLCASNYSSSSQDYQYYISAVMNLHPQEDDEFLSPNETESALQLINQYYLPSTSNQCVDASSLMEDVDIVDSQGADFSSISRLAGAIVAHVLQGHCFSKRNLPSPGFFTDFIFQSLNRTSGLDVIDLEGLLHQLGVGGGGAVHVHSRQRRSIIGSSQKQREIRRLDSCTQEPSTDWTQVCFSASQLVEIFVLDPHSPISKEHFRHICPAIIQQLLGDVCASAEMKVLSSPPSAIEKYGYSTVAVSLITLGSMLGIALIFFNSCQETYALLLQLFVGLAVGTLSGDALLHLIPQILGLHDHNHYDDHHVVDNKDYLWKILGIIAGIYGFFLIERIFSLVMPSHGQGHAFVHQHMGHSRDLSLELSCNGQPRRGKSISTMQLGSLEDSECTEIPSEEPDIRIPTRPLRQGVSLLAVMVIVGDSLHNFADGLVVGAAFSSSSETGMATTVAILCHEIPHEMGDFAVLLSSGLSVKTAVLMNFFSALTAFLGLYIGLFVSSDVAVQQWIFTVTAGIFLYLSLVEMLPEMSHVKTQRPWLMFLLQNLGLLLGWGCLLVLARFEHKLKF is encoded by the exons ATGCGTCCCTGGGCCTGTTCTTTCCCCCTGGTGCTCATGTGCATGATGGAGAGCGCTCTGGGAGCACGAGGGCACGAGGAGAGCTACCTGCGCGATGTCCTGCAGGCCCTGCCCCTGGGGGACCCTGCGCGAATGGACAGGAACCAGACCAGGATCCTGATCTCCAGCATCTTCCGAGCCGTGCAGTGTCCCGACAGGATCGCCGGCTCATGGGAACAGTGTGACCAG TGCCTGCCGATGGACACGCTGCTCTCAGTCCTGGAGGATGATGGCAGGGAGTATCTCTCTGAGGAGGACTTCCAGCGCCTCTCCACTGTCCTGCTCTACTATATCCTCAACATGAAGGACCTCTGTGCCTCCAACTACTCTTCCAGCTCCCAGGACTACCAGTACTACATCTCTGCAGTGATGAACCTGCACCCACAGGAGGATGACGAGTTCCTCTCCCCCAATGAGACGGAGAGCGCCCTACAGCTCATCAACCAGTATTACCTGCCCTCCACCTCTAATCAG TGTGTCGATGCCTCGTCCCTGATGGAAGATGTGGATATTGTGGATAGCCAGGGAGCTGATTTCTCCTCGATCTCAAGGCTGGCGGGGGCGATCGTTGCCCACGTTCTCCAGGGACACTGTTTCAGCAAGAGGAACCTGCCCTCCCCAGGATTCTTCACTGACTTCATATTTCAGTCCCTCAACCGAACCAGTGGCCTGGATGTTAtag ATTTAGAAGGTCTGCTGCACCAGCTAGGAgtaggagggggaggggctgttcATGTGCACAGCAGACAGAGGAGGAGTATCATAGGCTCTTCCCAAAAGCAGAGGGAGATACGACGATTGGACAGCTGCACTCAGGAGCCCAGCACTGACTGGACACAG GTCTGCTTTTCAGCCAGTCAGCTGGTGGAAATTTTTGTGCTGGACCCCCACTCGCCTATCTCCAAAGAACACTTCAGGCACATTTGCCCAGCCATCATCCAGCAGTTGCTAGGCGACGTGTGTGCTTCCGCTGAGATGAAGGTGCTGAGTTCTCCTCCGAGCGCCATTGAGA agTATGGTTACAGCACTGTGGCTGTCTCGCTCATCACCTTGGGCTCCATGCTGGGCATCGCCCTCATCTTCTTCAACTCCTGCCAGGAGACCTACgccctcctgctgcagctcttcGTGGGCCTGGCTGTGGGAACGCTGTCCGGAGACGCCCTGCTGCACCTCATTCCACAG ATTCTGGGTCTTCATGACCACAATCACTATGACGATCATCATGTGGTGGATAACAAAGACTACCTCTGGAAGATTCTGGGAATCATAGCTGGAATTTATGGATTTTTCCTCATTGAAAGAATATTCTCTCTTGTCATGCCATCACATGGCCAG GGCCACGCCTTCGTTCACCAGCACATGGGCCATTCCCGCGACCTCTCTCTGGAGCTCAGCTGCAACGGCCAGCCGCGGAGGGGAAAGTCCATCTCCACCATGCAGCTG GGGAGCCTGGAGGATTCAGAGTGTACAGAAATACCCTCCGAAGAGCCGGACATAAGGATCCCTACACGACCCCTGA GGCAAGGGGTGTCGTTGCTGGCCGTGATGGTGATTGTGGGTGACAGCCTCCACAACTTTGCGGACGGCCTGGTTGTGGGGGCGGCCTTCTCCTCCTCGTCCGAGACCGGCATGGCGACCACAGTGGCCATACTGTGCCACGAAATCCCACATGAAATGG GTGACTTTGCCGTTCTCCTGAGCTCAGGGCTGTCGGTGAAGACGGCCGTGCTCATGAACTTCTTCAGCGCCCTCACGGCGTTCCTCGGCCTGTACATCGGCCTCTTCGTGTCCAGCGACGTCGCGGTGCAGCAGTGGATCTTCACCGTCACTGCCGGGATTTTCCTCTATCTGTCGCTGGTAGAGATG CTCCCGGAGATGAGCCACGTGAAGACGCAGCGGCCATGGCTGATGTTCCTCCTGCAGAACCTGGGCCTTCTCCTGGGATGGGGGTGTCTCCTGGTCCTGGCTCGGTTCG